The following coding sequences are from one Haemophilus haemolyticus window:
- a CDS encoding oligopeptide/dipeptide ABC transporter ATP-binding protein, which translates to MALLDIRNLNIEIQTSNGLVKIVDGVNLSVNEGEICGLVGESGSGKSLIAKVICNAIKENWIITADRFRFHDVELLKLSPNKRRKLVGKEISMIFQDPLSCLDPSRKIGKQLIQNIPNWTFKGKWWQWFGWKKRRAVELLHRVGIKEHKDIMASYPNELTEGEGQKVMIAIAVANQPRLLIADEPTNALEATTALQVFRLLSSMNKNQGTTVLLASNDIRSISEWCDQISVLYCGQNTESGPTQMLLESPHHPYTQALINAVPDFTQPLGFKTKLSTLEGTVPILEQMPIGCRLGPRCPFAQKKCIEKPTRFKIKQHEFSCHYPINLREKTFKEKAMSTPLTLASKGNE; encoded by the coding sequence ATGGCACTACTAGACATCCGTAACCTAAATATCGAAATACAAACCTCAAATGGCCTCGTTAAGATTGTGGACGGCGTAAATTTATCGGTCAATGAAGGGGAAATCTGTGGGCTTGTTGGCGAATCAGGTTCTGGTAAAAGTTTAATCGCCAAAGTAATTTGTAATGCCATCAAAGAAAACTGGATTATTACCGCAGATCGCTTTCGCTTTCATGATGTAGAGTTACTAAAACTCAGTCCCAATAAACGTCGAAAACTGGTCGGCAAAGAAATATCCATGATTTTCCAAGATCCCCTTTCTTGTCTTGATCCAAGCCGGAAAATTGGTAAACAATTAATCCAAAATATCCCGAATTGGACATTTAAAGGCAAATGGTGGCAATGGTTTGGTTGGAAAAAACGCCGTGCCGTTGAATTATTGCATCGTGTAGGGATAAAAGAACACAAAGACATTATGGCAAGCTATCCTAATGAATTAACGGAAGGTGAAGGACAAAAAGTCATGATTGCTATCGCAGTGGCAAACCAGCCCCGCTTGCTCATTGCCGATGAACCGACTAATGCATTAGAAGCAACAACAGCATTACAGGTATTTCGATTACTTTCGAGTATGAACAAAAACCAAGGTACAACCGTTTTATTGGCTAGCAATGACATCAGAAGTATTAGTGAATGGTGCGATCAGATTTCTGTACTCTATTGCGGGCAAAATACGGAATCAGGTCCAACACAAATGTTGCTTGAAAGTCCTCATCATCCTTACACACAAGCATTGATTAATGCCGTACCCGATTTTACGCAGCCTTTAGGATTTAAAACCAAACTAAGCACCTTAGAAGGTACCGTGCCAATTTTAGAACAAATGCCTATTGGTTGCCGTCTTGGTCCTCGTTGTCCTTTTGCACAGAAAAAATGTATTGAAAAACCAACTCGATTCAAAATAAAACAACATGAATTTTCTTGCCATTATCCAATTAATTTACGCGAGAAAACCTTCAAAGAAAAAGCAA
- a CDS encoding ABC transporter permease subunit — MQDKEPEEFRENTSIFQIWLLFRKNTIALFSFYLLTLLILTALFSGWIAPYAHNMQFVGQELMPPSWVEKGQIAFFFGTDDLGRDVLSRLIMGTSYTIGSSLLVVLAVALIGGTLGIVAGMLKGLKARFVGHIFDAFLSLPILLIAIVISTLMEPSLLNAMFATLLAILPYFIHAIYRAIQQELKKDYVLMLKLEGISNWELLKSTILPNITVIYVQEIARAFIVAILDISALSFISLGAQRPTPEWGAMIRDSLELLYLAPWTVLLPGFAIIFTILLSIIFSNGLTKAINQYYE; from the coding sequence ATGCAAGATAAAGAACCTGAAGAATTTCGAGAAAATACCTCAATATTCCAAATTTGGCTACTATTTCGCAAAAATACCATTGCGTTGTTCAGCTTTTATCTATTAACGTTGTTAATTCTAACCGCACTTTTCAGCGGTTGGATCGCGCCCTATGCTCATAATATGCAGTTTGTCGGACAAGAATTAATGCCACCATCTTGGGTAGAAAAAGGTCAAATTGCCTTTTTCTTTGGTACTGATGATTTAGGCCGTGATGTACTAAGTCGACTAATTATGGGCACAAGTTACACTATTGGATCATCATTGCTAGTCGTACTTGCAGTTGCCTTAATTGGTGGAACCCTTGGCATTGTTGCTGGTATGTTGAAAGGCCTAAAAGCGCGTTTTGTTGGTCATATTTTCGATGCTTTTTTATCGCTCCCTATTCTGCTCATTGCTATCGTAATTTCCACTCTGATGGAACCGAGTTTATTGAATGCAATGTTCGCAACACTTTTAGCGATATTGCCCTATTTCATCCATGCAATTTATCGAGCCATTCAACAAGAATTAAAAAAAGATTATGTGCTCATGTTAAAACTTGAAGGTATTTCTAACTGGGAATTATTAAAAAGTACTATTTTGCCAAATATCACCGTAATCTATGTTCAAGAAATTGCACGCGCATTTATTGTCGCCATATTGGATATTAGCGCCTTGAGTTTTATTTCCCTTGGCGCACAACGACCAACCCCAGAATGGGGTGCAATGATTCGAGATTCTTTAGAATTACTCTATCTTGCACCTTGGACGGTATTACTCCCTGGCTTTGCAATTATTTTTACCATTTTATTAAGCATTATTTTTAGCAATGGCTTAACTAAAGCTATCAACCAATATTACGAATAA
- a CDS encoding ABC transporter permease has translation MLWSVIRHTLWVTLLLLVLSLLSFVILLRDPLNADLVTHNIYTSYFNYLSTLLHGDFGITYNGGKSLIDLILTVLPPTLELCFTALLLAFILGVPLGIISAVNSQHIFAKSLKSLSYVGLSIPIFWLAPILLYVAAVNHWEIASIGQYNLLYEIKPITGFPVIDVWFIDVPYRTKIVQNVLQHLALPTLVLCILPTMEIIRIIQQRAEYVLNQNFAKVATTRGWSKWKILHQYVFRNTFPLLVPQVPRVFTLVLTQCMLVETALGWPGIGRWLIDAVTQQDYNSISAGVVVIGVCIILIDTFIKALTFVLDPFKKKGWYAR, from the coding sequence ATGTTGTGGTCTGTTATTCGCCATACCCTTTGGGTAACCTTGCTTTTGCTTGTGTTATCTTTGCTAAGTTTCGTGATTTTATTGCGAGATCCGCTTAATGCAGATCTCGTCACGCACAATATTTACACCAGTTATTTTAATTATTTAAGCACCTTATTACATGGCGATTTTGGCATTACTTATAACGGTGGAAAATCGCTGATAGATTTAATTTTAACGGTGCTTCCACCCACATTAGAGCTCTGTTTTACCGCACTTTTATTGGCATTCATTCTCGGCGTGCCGCTTGGCATTATAAGTGCGGTCAATTCTCAGCATATTTTTGCTAAGAGTTTAAAAAGTTTATCTTATGTTGGTTTGTCGATCCCGATATTTTGGCTCGCGCCGATTTTACTTTATGTGGCAGCGGTGAATCATTGGGAAATCGCTTCTATTGGGCAATACAATTTACTCTATGAAATAAAACCGATTACCGGTTTTCCTGTCATTGATGTTTGGTTTATAGATGTGCCTTATCGCACCAAAATTGTACAAAATGTTTTGCAACATTTAGCCTTACCGACACTGGTACTTTGCATTTTACCAACAATGGAAATTATCCGAATTATTCAACAACGAGCAGAATATGTTTTGAACCAAAATTTTGCCAAAGTTGCCACAACACGGGGTTGGTCAAAATGGAAAATTCTCCATCAATATGTATTCCGTAATACGTTTCCTCTACTTGTTCCACAAGTACCTCGCGTGTTTACCCTAGTATTAACTCAATGTATGTTGGTAGAAACCGCTTTAGGTTGGCCTGGAATTGGTCGCTGGCTGATCGATGCCGTAACACAACAAGATTACAATAGTATTTCTGCGGGTGTAGTTGTTATTGGAGTTTGTATTATTTTGATCGACACATTCATTAAAGCGCTTACTTTCGTGCTCGATCCATTTAAAAAGAAAGGTTGGTATGCAAGATAA
- a CDS encoding ABC transporter substrate-binding protein — protein MLRKNLTFFCFLFGIGLNSQLQAAPRVPEHLTENGLTYCTNASGFSFNPQTADAGTSMNVVTEQIYNKLFEIKNHSANVTPVLAQSYSILPDNKEILINLRRGVKFHHTPWFTPTRDFNAEDVVFSINRVLGHDTYLPTLAETAITYKNPQYKVFHEQARKVRFPYFDSIKLNEKIKSVTALSPYQVKIELFEPDSSILSHLASQYAIIFSQEYAYQLSADDNLTQLDTHPVGTGPYQVKDYVYNQYVRLVRNENYWKKEAKIENIIVDLSTDRNGRLVKFFNNECQIASYPEVSQIGLLKSDDKHYYMQSTDGMNLAYLAFNFEKPLMQDRTIREAISQSLNRARIIHNIYHNTATVANNIIPEISWASSVNTPEFDFDYSPKVAKKKLENKHLSLNLWVINEEQMYNPAPFKMAEMIKSDLDQVGVKVKVRTVTRTFLSEQLRNKSENYDLILAGWLAGNLDPDGFMRPILSCNTQNEITNLSNWCNEEFNHLMDRAIATSNLSERARAYNDAQELILHELPIIPIANVKRILVANSQVKGVEMTPFGSLNFSDLRLHKEKP, from the coding sequence ATGTTACGCAAAAATCTTACGTTTTTCTGTTTTCTATTTGGTATTGGCTTGAATTCCCAACTTCAAGCGGCTCCGCGCGTACCAGAACACCTCACAGAAAACGGATTAACTTATTGTACTAACGCCTCTGGATTTTCTTTTAATCCGCAAACTGCTGACGCTGGCACAAGTATGAATGTCGTCACAGAGCAAATTTATAACAAACTTTTTGAAATAAAAAACCATAGTGCGAACGTTACACCCGTGCTTGCGCAATCCTATTCAATTTTACCAGATAACAAAGAAATTTTGATTAATTTACGCCGCGGGGTGAAATTCCATCATACGCCTTGGTTTACCCCAACTCGTGATTTTAATGCGGAAGATGTGGTGTTTTCAATTAATCGTGTGTTGGGTCATGACACCTACTTGCCAACCTTAGCGGAAACCGCAATTACCTATAAAAACCCACAATATAAAGTGTTTCACGAGCAAGCAAGAAAAGTTCGCTTTCCTTATTTTGATAGCATTAAACTTAATGAAAAAATCAAATCTGTAACCGCACTTTCACCTTACCAAGTGAAAATAGAATTGTTTGAGCCAGATTCATCGATCTTGTCTCATCTTGCCAGCCAATATGCGATTATTTTTTCACAAGAATATGCCTATCAATTAAGTGCTGACGATAATCTCACTCAATTAGATACTCACCCAGTGGGCACAGGGCCTTATCAAGTAAAAGATTATGTGTATAACCAATATGTTCGCCTAGTACGTAACGAAAACTATTGGAAAAAAGAAGCAAAAATTGAAAATATTATCGTGGATTTATCTACCGATAGAAACGGGCGACTCGTCAAATTTTTCAATAATGAATGTCAAATAGCCTCTTATCCTGAAGTGAGCCAAATTGGCTTATTAAAGAGCGATGATAAGCACTACTATATGCAATCCACTGACGGAATGAATTTGGCATATCTTGCCTTCAATTTTGAAAAACCATTGATGCAGGATCGTACCATTCGAGAAGCTATCTCACAAAGTTTGAACCGCGCACGTATTATTCACAACATCTATCACAATACTGCCACAGTGGCAAATAATATTATTCCTGAAATATCTTGGGCTTCTAGCGTAAACACGCCAGAATTTGACTTTGATTACAGTCCAAAAGTCGCGAAGAAAAAATTAGAAAATAAACATCTTTCGCTCAATTTATGGGTGATTAATGAAGAACAAATGTATAACCCTGCACCTTTTAAAATGGCGGAAATGATTAAATCCGATTTGGATCAAGTCGGTGTGAAAGTGAAAGTGCGGACAGTGACACGCACATTTTTGAGTGAGCAACTTCGTAATAAATCAGAAAATTACGATTTAATTTTAGCTGGATGGTTAGCAGGAAATCTTGATCCTGATGGATTTATGCGCCCTATTTTGAGCTGTAATACACAAAATGAAATCACAAATTTATCTAACTGGTGTAACGAAGAATTTAATCATTTAATGGATCGCGCGATTGCCACCTCTAATTTATCTGAACGGGCGCGTGCTTATAATGATGCTCAAGAACTGATTCTACATGAATTGCCGATTATCCCTATCGCAAATGTAAAACGTATTTTGGTGGCAAATAGCCAAGTAAAAGGCGTGGAAATGACACCGTTCGGTAGCCTTAACTTTTCGGACTTACGCTTACACAAGGAGAAACCCTAA
- a CDS encoding YcjX family protein has product MFNRVQNEINQIINRGFDRTLRLAVTGLSRSGKTAFITSLINQLLSINQNSSQHLPLFEAARNGAILAVKRVSQQDLSVPRFDYESNLNDLSQNPPQWFESTRGVSETRLAIRFQRQSGLLRHLKERGTLYLDIFDYPGEWLLDLPLLNLDFQQWSQEQIKVTTGVREELALNWFSMLQDLDLSAVANEDVLAKIAKSYTDYLHQCKSQGMQFIQPGRFVLPSDLEGAPALQFFPLIHLSEEQWKTLKKTAKSNSYFAVLTKRYDYYRNKIVKGFYENYFSTFDRQVILADCLTPLNHSQQAFLDMQMGLNQLFNNFHYGSRNFLHRLFSPRIDRLMFVATKADHITRDQIPNLVSLMRQIVQEGGRHVEFEGIDTEYTAIAAVRTTKQVIVNQQGKEIKAIQGIRSIDKQPITLYPGTVPSKLPRTEFWQKQPHFDFDSFEPQPLEHGETIPHLRMDAVLQFLLSDRFE; this is encoded by the coding sequence ATGTTTAATAGGGTTCAAAACGAAATCAATCAAATTATTAATCGTGGTTTTGACCGCACTTTGCGCTTGGCGGTAACAGGGTTAAGTCGGAGTGGAAAAACGGCGTTTATTACAAGTTTAATCAATCAACTTCTCTCCATTAATCAAAATTCATCACAGCATTTGCCATTATTTGAAGCAGCTAGAAATGGTGCGATCTTGGCGGTAAAACGAGTATCTCAACAAGATCTCAGCGTGCCACGTTTTGATTATGAAAGTAATTTAAATGATTTGTCACAAAATCCGCCGCAATGGTTTGAATCTACTCGTGGCGTGAGTGAAACGCGTTTAGCAATTCGTTTTCAACGTCAATCTGGCTTGCTACGCCATTTGAAAGAACGCGGCACGCTTTATCTGGATATTTTTGATTATCCGGGGGAGTGGCTGCTCGATTTGCCGTTATTAAATCTAGATTTTCAACAATGGTCACAAGAGCAAATCAAGGTCACAACTGGCGTTCGTGAAGAATTGGCGCTGAATTGGTTTTCCATGTTGCAGGATTTGGATTTAAGTGCGGTCGCAAATGAAGATGTTTTAGCTAAGATAGCGAAAAGTTATACGGATTATTTACACCAATGTAAGTCGCAAGGCATGCAATTTATTCAGCCTGGGCGATTTGTATTACCGAGTGATTTAGAGGGCGCGCCCGCATTACAATTTTTTCCATTAATTCATCTTTCAGAAGAACAGTGGAAAACCTTGAAAAAAACAGCTAAATCGAATAGCTATTTTGCCGTGCTGACAAAACGTTATGATTATTATCGCAATAAAATTGTGAAAGGTTTTTACGAAAATTATTTTTCTACCTTTGATCGTCAAGTTATTTTGGCGGATTGTTTAACGCCTTTAAATCACAGTCAGCAAGCCTTTTTAGATATGCAAATGGGTTTAAACCAGTTATTTAATAATTTCCATTATGGCAGCAGAAATTTTCTTCATCGTTTGTTTTCTCCGAGAATTGATCGATTAATGTTTGTTGCGACGAAGGCGGATCATATTACTCGTGATCAAATTCCTAATTTAGTGAGTTTAATGCGCCAAATTGTGCAAGAGGGGGGGCGTCATGTGGAATTTGAAGGAATAGACACGGAATACACTGCCATTGCGGCTGTTCGTACCACAAAGCAAGTGATTGTAAATCAGCAAGGAAAAGAAATAAAAGCGATTCAAGGGATTCGTTCTATTGATAAACAACCGATTACGCTTTATCCAGGAACGGTGCCAAGTAAATTACCAAGAACAGAATTTTGGCAAAAACAACCGCACTTTGATTTCGATAGTTTTGAACCTCAGCCTTTAGAACATGGCGAAACTATTCCCCATTTGAGAATGGACGCAGTTTTACAATTTTTATTAAGTGATCGATTTGAATAA
- the ppc gene encoding phosphoenolpyruvate carboxylase, producing the protein MTQEYRTLRNNISMLGRFLGETINDAQGADILELIENIRKLSRNSRAGDDKARQELLDTLGSISNENIIPVARAFSQFLNLTNIAEQYQTISREHSLAQSSSQSLSELFKRLKEQNASVEDVHKTVEKLLIELVLTAHPTETTRRSLIHKHIEINKCLSKLEHHDLTEKERNIIERLLLRLIAEAWHTNEIRTVRPTPFDEAKWGFAMLENSLWQAVPEFLRQLNETAREFLGYDLPVGLKPVRISSWMGGDRDGNPFVTAQITKKVLYFARWKAADLFLQDISKLADELSMVKCSDEFRAKYGDHLEPYRFVVKNLRNQLTATLAYFDDHLSDRTPRVSESEIILEDNQLWEPLYDCYQSLIQCGMRIIANGSLLDILHRISCFGVTLSQMDIRQESTRHTDAIAEITRYIGLGDYSQWTEDDKQAFLIRELSSRRPLIPQNWTPSPETKEILDTCKVIAQQKQGVIACYVISMARSASDVLAVHLLLKEAGVPYHIPVVPLFETLDDLDAAEKVMTQLFNVGWYRGVINNRQMVMIGYSDSAKDAGMMAASWAQYRAQEALVNLTEKLGIELTLFHGRGGTIGRGGAPAHAALLSQPPRSLKNGLRVTEQGEMIRFKLGLPAVAVETFDLYASAILEANLLPPPEPKPEWRTIMDELSTISCDIYRGVVCGDKDFVPYFRSATPEQELSKLPLGSRPAKRNPNGGVESLRAIPWIFAWMQNRLMLPAWLGAGASIRQIIEQGKDDIIHEMCENWPFFSTRIGMLEMVFSKSDTWLSQQYDQRLVKKELWYLGENLRKQLEDDIQTVLSLSHQSELMSDLPWIADSIALRNIYTDPLNLLQVELLHRFRENPEQVNPDVEQALMITITGIAAGMRNTG; encoded by the coding sequence ATGACACAAGAGTACCGCACTCTGCGCAATAACATTAGTATGTTAGGGCGTTTTCTCGGAGAAACAATCAATGATGCCCAAGGTGCCGATATTCTCGAATTAATCGAAAATATTCGTAAACTTTCTCGTAATTCTCGTGCGGGTGATGATAAAGCAAGACAAGAATTGCTCGACACGCTCGGTAGTATTTCTAATGAAAATATTATTCCTGTCGCACGTGCTTTCAGCCAATTTTTAAACCTCACGAATATTGCGGAACAATATCAAACGATTTCGCGTGAACATTCTCTTGCTCAAAGTTCTTCTCAATCCCTAAGTGAACTTTTCAAACGCTTAAAAGAACAAAATGCTTCTGTGGAAGATGTGCATAAAACCGTCGAAAAATTATTAATTGAGCTTGTTCTGACTGCACATCCAACAGAAACAACACGTCGTTCACTCATTCATAAACATATTGAAATCAATAAATGTTTAAGCAAGCTAGAACATCATGATTTAACAGAGAAAGAACGCAATATTATTGAGCGTCTCTTGCTTCGCTTAATCGCTGAAGCATGGCATACCAACGAAATTCGTACTGTTCGTCCAACACCATTTGATGAAGCAAAATGGGGCTTTGCGATGTTGGAAAATAGTTTGTGGCAAGCTGTGCCAGAGTTTTTACGCCAACTCAACGAAACCGCTCGTGAATTTTTAGGTTACGATTTGCCAGTAGGATTAAAACCTGTGCGTATTTCCTCTTGGATGGGTGGCGACCGTGATGGAAATCCATTTGTCACCGCACAAATCACCAAAAAAGTGCTTTATTTTGCCCGTTGGAAAGCGGCGGATTTATTCTTACAAGACATCAGCAAATTAGCTGATGAACTTTCAATGGTGAAATGTAGCGATGAATTTCGTGCTAAATACGGTGATCATTTAGAACCCTATCGCTTTGTGGTGAAAAATTTACGCAATCAGCTTACGGCAACATTAGCTTATTTTGATGATCATCTATCAGATCGCACACCGCGCGTATCCGAAAGCGAAATTATTTTGGAAGATAATCAACTTTGGGAACCGCTTTACGATTGTTATCAATCTTTAATTCAATGCGGTATGCGCATTATTGCAAATGGTTCATTGTTGGATATTTTGCACCGTATTAGTTGTTTTGGCGTGACACTTTCTCAAATGGATATTCGCCAAGAAAGCACACGTCACACCGATGCGATTGCTGAAATCACGCGCTATATTGGTTTAGGTGATTACTCTCAATGGACAGAAGACGATAAACAAGCTTTCTTAATTCGGGAATTAAGCTCACGCCGTCCATTAATTCCGCAAAACTGGACGCCATCGCCTGAAACCAAAGAAATTTTAGATACTTGCAAAGTCATTGCTCAACAAAAACAAGGTGTCATTGCGTGTTATGTTATTTCGATGGCACGTAGCGCATCTGATGTTTTAGCCGTTCATTTACTCTTAAAAGAAGCGGGCGTGCCATATCATATTCCTGTCGTGCCATTATTTGAAACCTTAGACGATTTAGATGCAGCCGAAAAAGTGATGACTCAACTTTTCAATGTGGGTTGGTACCGTGGCGTGATCAATAATCGTCAAATGGTGATGATTGGCTATTCAGATTCCGCCAAAGATGCGGGAATGATGGCTGCCTCTTGGGCGCAATACCGTGCACAAGAAGCCTTAGTGAATTTAACAGAAAAACTTGGCATTGAACTCACTTTATTCCACGGACGTGGTGGCACAATTGGTCGTGGCGGTGCGCCAGCACATGCGGCATTACTTTCTCAACCACCTCGTTCACTAAAAAATGGTTTACGTGTAACAGAACAAGGCGAAATGATTCGCTTCAAACTGGGTTTACCGGCTGTGGCGGTAGAAACCTTTGATCTCTACGCCAGTGCCATTTTAGAAGCAAATCTGTTACCACCACCAGAACCGAAACCAGAATGGCGCACTATAATGGACGAGCTTTCCACGATTTCTTGCGATATTTATCGTGGCGTGGTTTGTGGTGATAAAGATTTTGTTCCTTATTTCCGTAGTGCGACACCCGAACAGGAACTCTCCAAACTGCCACTTGGCTCTCGCCCAGCAAAACGTAATCCAAATGGCGGCGTGGAAAGTTTACGTGCCATTCCTTGGATTTTTGCGTGGATGCAAAATCGATTAATGCTGCCCGCTTGGCTAGGCGCGGGTGCCTCTATCCGTCAGATTATTGAACAAGGCAAAGACGATATCATTCATGAAATGTGCGAAAACTGGCCGTTCTTTTCAACGCGAATCGGAATGTTGGAAATGGTATTTAGTAAATCGGATACTTGGCTTTCCCAACAATATGATCAACGATTGGTGAAAAAAGAGCTTTGGTATTTAGGCGAAAATTTACGTAAGCAACTTGAAGATGATATTCAAACTGTGCTTTCACTTTCTCACCAAAGTGAATTGATGTCTGATTTACCTTGGATTGCAGATTCAATCGCATTGCGTAATATCTACACGGATCCGCTCAATCTACTGCAAGTGGAATTGCTTCACCGTTTCCGTGAAAATCCAGAGCAAGTAAATCCCGATGTGGAACAAGCATTGATGATTACCATCACAGGTATCGCAGCTGGGATGCGCAATACGGGCTAG
- the purR gene encoding HTH-type transcriptional repressor PurR gives MATIKDVAKMAGVSTTTVSHVINKTRFVAKDTEEAVLSAIKQLNYSPSAVARSLKVNTTKSIGMIVTTSEAPYFAEIIHSVEEHCYRQGYSLFLCNTQNDPEKVKNHLEMLAKKRVDGLLVMCSEYTQDSLDLLSSFSTIPMVVMDWGPNANTDVIDDHSFDGGYLATKHLIECGHKKIGIICGELNKTTAKTRYEGFLKAMADANLEVRESWIFEGAFEPEDGYECMNRLLAQEELPTALFCCNDVMALGAISALTEKGLRVPDDISIIGYDDIHASRFYAPPLTTIHQSKLRLGRQAVNILLERISQKDQGVQQYSRIDIGPELIIRKSVKSIL, from the coding sequence ATGGCAACAATTAAAGATGTGGCAAAAATGGCTGGCGTGTCCACCACAACCGTATCTCATGTTATTAATAAAACCCGCTTCGTTGCAAAAGATACGGAAGAAGCGGTGTTATCCGCAATTAAACAACTTAATTATTCCCCTAGTGCTGTGGCGCGCAGTTTGAAAGTCAATACCACCAAATCCATCGGAATGATTGTGACGACCAGTGAAGCACCGTATTTTGCGGAGATTATTCATTCAGTCGAAGAACATTGCTATCGACAAGGTTATTCTTTATTTTTGTGTAACACACAAAATGATCCTGAAAAAGTCAAAAACCATTTGGAAATGTTGGCGAAAAAACGGGTTGATGGTTTGCTGGTGATGTGTTCTGAATATACGCAAGACTCCTTGGATTTGCTTTCATCATTTTCCACTATTCCAATGGTTGTAATGGATTGGGGCCCAAATGCTAATACCGATGTGATTGATGATCATAGTTTTGATGGCGGATATTTAGCAACCAAACACCTCATTGAGTGCGGTCATAAAAAAATCGGGATTATCTGCGGTGAACTCAATAAAACTACGGCAAAAACGCGTTATGAAGGCTTTTTAAAAGCGATGGCAGATGCGAATCTTGAGGTGCGTGAATCTTGGATTTTCGAAGGTGCATTTGAGCCTGAAGATGGTTATGAATGTATGAATCGCTTGCTGGCGCAAGAGGAATTACCAACTGCCCTATTCTGTTGTAACGATGTGATGGCGCTCGGTGCAATTTCTGCACTGACAGAAAAAGGCTTACGCGTGCCAGATGATATATCCATTATCGGCTATGATGATATTCATGCTTCACGTTTCTATGCGCCACCATTAACCACCATTCACCAATCGAAGCTACGGTTAGGCAGACAGGCGGTGAATATTTTATTAGAGCGTATTAGTCAAAAAGATCAAGGCGTTCAGCAATATAGTCGTATTGACATTGGCCCTGAGCTTATTATTCGAAAATCCGTTAAATCAATTTTATAA
- the dapD gene encoding 2,3,4,5-tetrahydropyridine-2,6-dicarboxylate N-succinyltransferase, which translates to MSNLQAIIEAAFEKRAEITPKTVDAKTRAAIEEVIEGLDSGKYRVAEKIDGEWVTHQWLKKAVLLSFRINDNQIIDGAETKYYDKVALKFADYTEARFAEEGFRVVPSATVRKGAYISKNCVLMPSYVNIGAYVGEGTMVDTWATVGSCAQIGKNVHLSGGVGIGGVLEPLQANPTIIGDNCFIGARSEVVEGVIVEDGCVISMGVFIGQSTKIYDRETGEIHYGRVPAGSVVVSGSLPSKCGKYSLYCAVIVKKVDAKTLGKVGINELLRSIEE; encoded by the coding sequence ATGTCAAATTTACAAGCAATTATTGAAGCTGCATTTGAGAAACGTGCAGAAATTACACCGAAAACTGTTGATGCAAAAACGCGTGCGGCAATTGAAGAAGTGATCGAAGGATTAGATTCTGGAAAATATCGTGTTGCCGAAAAAATTGATGGCGAATGGGTAACACATCAATGGTTAAAAAAAGCGGTTTTACTTTCATTCCGTATTAATGACAACCAAATCATTGACGGCGCAGAAACAAAATATTACGACAAAGTGGCATTAAAATTTGCGGATTACACTGAAGCACGTTTTGCTGAAGAAGGTTTCCGCGTTGTGCCTTCAGCAACGGTGCGTAAAGGAGCATACATTTCTAAAAACTGCGTATTAATGCCATCTTATGTAAACATTGGTGCTTACGTTGGCGAAGGCACCATGGTAGATACTTGGGCAACGGTAGGTTCATGCGCACAAATTGGTAAAAATGTGCATTTATCGGGTGGTGTGGGCATCGGCGGCGTATTAGAACCATTGCAAGCTAACCCAACCATTATCGGTGATAACTGCTTTATCGGTGCACGTTCAGAAGTGGTGGAAGGCGTGATTGTTGAAGATGGCTGTGTTATCTCAATGGGCGTATTCATCGGTCAATCAACCAAAATTTATGATCGTGAAACCGGTGAAATTCACTACGGCCGTGTACCAGCAGGTTCTGTAGTGGTATCAGGTAGCCTTCCATCAAAATGTGGAAAATATAGCTTATATTGCGCCGTGATCGTGAAAAAAGTGGATGCAAAAACTTTAGGTAAAGTAGGTATTAACGAATTATTACGTTCTATCGAAGAATAA